GAACAGACCGACAACGCTGACCAGCAGCACGACGACCTGGTCCAGCACTTCCAGGCCAACGACGCCAACTACGACGTCGTGACCGTGGACGTCGTCTGGTCCGCGGAATTCGCTGCCAAGGGCTGGCTCCAGCCGCTCAAGGACAAGATGGCGGTGGACACCGCCAAGCTGCTGCCTGCCACGGTCAAGGCCGCCACCTACAACGGCACCCTCTACGCCGTGCCGAACTCCTCGGACGGCGGCCTCCTGTACTACCGCAAGGACCTGGTCCCCACGCCTCCGAAGACGTGGGACGAGATGATGTCCATGTGCTCGATCGCCAAGCAGCACAACATGAGCTGCTACGCAGGCCAGTACCAGAAGTACGAAGGCCTGACGGTGAACGCGGCCGAGGCCATCAACACCTTCGGCGGCAAGATCGTCGATGACCAGGGCAAGGCCACCGTGAACTCGCCGGAGGCCAAGGCCGGTCTCTCCAAGCTCGTGGACGCCTACAAGAGCGGCAACATCCCGAAGGAAGGCATCACCTACCAGGAGGAACAGGGCCGCCAGGCGTTCGAGGACGGCAAGCTCCTCTTCCTGCGCAACTGGCCGTACGTCTACAACCTCGCCAAGAGCGACGGCGCCTCCAAGGTGAAGGACACCTTCGGCGTCGCGCCGCTCCCGGGCAAGGACGGCCCCGGCGCCTCCTCGCTGGGTGGCCACAGCGCGGCCATCAGCGTGTACTCCAAGAACAAGGCCACCGCGCATGACTTCGCGACCTTCCTGATCCAGGACGAGCAGCAGAAGTTCTTCGCCACCCAGGGCTCCCTGGCTCCGGTGAGCTCCGAGCTGTACAAGGACTCGGCCATCGTGGCCAAGCTCCCGTACATGCCGACGCTGCTGACCTCGATCCAGAACGCGGTCCCGCGTCCGGTGACCCCCTTCTACCCGGCAGTCACCAAGGCGGTTCAGGACAACTCCTACGCCGCCCTGAAGGGTGAGAAGACCGTCGACCAGGCACTGAGCGACATGCAAGCCGCCATCGACGCGGCCAGCGCGTCCAAGTAGCCGACCAGGTGGGGGCCCGTCCACGGGCGGGCCCCCACCATCGCCCCGTGCGCGGGGCCATCGACCAGGGGAACACCACAGAGGAGTCACCATGTCCACAGATGCCCCCTCGCAGACGCGGGGCACCACCACCGGCGGCGGCGCGGGGAAAGGGTCCAAAGGCGGACCCGGCCTGGCCGGCGCGGAAAGCGCCGACCGGCGCGAAGTGACGCAGGGCCGCTGGGCCTACACGCTGCTCACGCCCACCTTGATCCTGCTGGCCGTGGTGATCGTCTACCCGATCATCAACGCCATCATCATGTCCTTCCAGAAGGACGCCGGGCTCGACCCGGCCACCGGCTTCTTCGTCCAGGGCGGCTTCGCCGGAGCCGACAACTACGTCCACTGGCTCCTGCAGCAGTGCAACGGCCAGGCCTGCCCTCCCGGCACCCTCGGTTCCCAGTTCTGGAACGCGATGGGCACCACCTTCTTCTTCACCATCATCACGGTGATCCTGGAGACCATCCTCGGTTTCTGGATGGCCATCATCATGGCGCGCGCCTTCAAGGGCCGCAGCCTCATCCGCGCCGCCGTCCTCGTCCCGTGGGCCATCCCCACCGCCGTCACGGCCAAGCTGTTCTTCTTCATGTTCGCCTTCGACGGCATCATCAATCAGCTCTTCGGCACGCAGATCCTCTGGACCGGTTCCGAGGGGCCCGCCCGCTGGGCCATCATCATCTCGGACGTCTGGAAGACCACCCCGTTCATGGCGCTGCTGATCCTGGCCGGTCTCCAGCTCATCCCGGACGAGGTCTACGAGGCCGCGAAGGTGGACGGCGCCAGTGCCTGGCAGCGCTTCACCCAGATCACCCTTCCCCTGGTCCGGCCGGCCCTGATGGTCGCCATCCTGTTCCGCACCCTCGACGTGCTGCGCATGTACGACCTGCCCGCCATCATGACGGGCGGCGCCAACAACACCACCACGCTCTCCATCCTGGTGGTGCAGCAGGTCCGGCAGGGCCTCAACGGGGCGTCCGCGCTGTCCACCATCACCTTCCTGGTGATCTTCCTGGTGGCATTCATCTTTGTCCGCTTCCTCGGCGCCAACGCCGTGGAGACCGCCGCACCGAAGAAGAAGTGACATGAGCAACGCAGTCAGCACCGCCTCCGCAACCACGCGCCGTCGTGCCTTCAGCTGGGCGCCGGCCCGCACCTACGTCCAGGCCGCCGTCATCCTCGTCTGGTGTCTCGCGCCCTTCTACTGGATGATCGTCACGGCGTTCCGCGATGTGGGCTTCACCTTCGACCCCACGCCGTTCTTCACCCACGTCACCTTCGACAACTTCCGGACCGTGTTCGACGAGAGCCTGGGCAACCACTTCGCCCAGAACCTCCTGAACAGCCTGATCGTCGCGGGCATCACCACCGTGATCTCCCTGGTGGTCGGCGTGTTCGCGGCCTACGCCCTGGCCCGCCTAAAGTTCCGCTTCAAGGAACTGGTCCTCGGTTTCATCCTGGGCGCGTCGATGTTCCCCGCCGTCGCCCTGATCACCCCGCTGTTCCAGTTCTTCACCGGGATCGGCTGGATGGGCACCTACCAGGCGCTGATCATCCCGAGCATCTCCTTCTCCCTGCCGCTCGCGGTCTACACCCTCACGTCCTTCTTCCGTGAGATGCCGTGGGAGCTGGAGGAGGCGGCGCGGATCGACGGCTGCACGCAGGGCCAGGCCTTCCGGAAGGTCATCCTTCCACTGGCCGCGCCCGCGACGTTCACCACCGCGATCCTGACCTTCATCGGCGCCTGGAACGAGTTCCTGATCGCCAGCCAGCTCTCGGTGGACGCCACCAAGACCGTCACCGTGGCCATCGCCTCCTTCGCCGGCGCCCAGCCGCACCAGGAGCCGTACACGGCCGTCATGGCCGCCGGCACGGTGGTCACCATCCCGCTGGTCATCCTCGTGCTGGTGTTCCAGCGCAAGATCGTCGCCGGTCTGACCGCGGGCGCGGTCAAGTGAGCAAGCAGCAGTCCTCCGCGGACGACGACGGCCGCCGGGCCACCGTCGCCCGCGGACGGATCGTGGGTGGCTGGGAAGGTCCGGTGCAGGAGGAGCCGGAGCGGAAGCCCAGCCGTCGCCTCCTCCGAAGCGCCGAGGATCTGGACATCGTCCTGGGGATGGTGGGGTTCTGGACCCTGGTCCTGTTCGGCACCACGGTGTGGATGGAGCTCACGGGACAGCCGGCCCTCGGCTGGGCCCTGGGGCTGCTCGCGGCCGTGCTCGCCGTCTGGGGATTGATCAGGCTCCGCAGGCGTCTGCCGTCCCGGGCCATGGGCCGTCGCAACTGAGCGTCAGGCGTCATCGACTGTGACGTGACATGGCACGCGTGGTTCAATTCATGATCCGGAGAACCTGAGGAGTGTGACTGGCATGGCTGCGCGTGCCGCCCGTGGTGGGCATCATGGCGTGAGCATCGAGGACGTGGCCGCCGCGGCCGGTGTCTCGACGGCGACCGTCTCCCGGGCCGTCCGAGGGCTCCCGCGCGTGTCCGAACAGACCCGTCGGCGCATCCTGGACGTCGCCTCCGAGCTCGGGTACGTCGCGTCGTCCGCGGCCTCCGGCCTGGCGACGGGCCGCACCCGCACCATCGGCGTTCTCGCGCCGTACGTGGACCGCTGGTTCTTCTACAAGGCGCTGGAAGGCGTGGAGCGCGAACTCCACGAACAGGGCTACAACCTGTCCCTGTTCAGCCTCGACAGCCGCTCCGGGGAACGGCAGCGGACCTTCAGCAAGACCATGGTCGCCAAGCACATCGACGCCCTCCTGGTGCTCTGCATGGCCCTGTCCATGGACGAGATCCAGGAACTCCGCCGGCTCGACATCCCGCTGGTCGCGGTGGGCGGGCCGGTGGAGGGCTGTTCCAGCATCGGCATCAACGATGTGGACGCGGCGGCCCTCGCCACCCGCCATCTGCTGGACCTGGGACACCGCGACATCGGGGTCCTGCACGGCCAGGATGATGACGAGGACCTCAATTTCCAGGTCCCCGAACTCCGCGTGAACGGGTTCCACGAGGAACTCGCCCGTGCCGGGGTCGAGTACCACCCGGAGTGGGAGGTGCGGGGGAACTTCACCCTCGCGAGCGGGGCCGAGGCGTTCGAGGAGCTCTGGAACCGGCCCGGCCCCAAGCCCACCGCGCTCATGTGCGCCTCCGACGAGATGGCGATGGGCGTGATCCTGCAGGCGCAGCGGCGGGGACTGCGGGTGCCGGAGGACCTCTCGGTGATCGGGATCGACGACCACGAGTTCTCGCCGGTCATGGGGCTCAGCACGGTGGCTCAGGACCCGGTGGCGCAGGCCCGGCTCGGGACGCGCATGCTGCTCGACGAGCTGGCCGGCAAGGCGGGGTCCGTCCACGATGTGCACGCGGACTTCGAACTGAAGAGCCGGACGTCCACCGCGCCGCTGTCCTAGCTGCCGTCCGGGCCCCGGCGTGGTCCTGGCTCAGCTGGCGCGGCTCGGCTCGGCTCGCGCGGGCCTATCTCAGCTTGCGCGGCCCAGGTGCCGCAAGGGCACCCAGCGCGTGATGAGGCGCTGATACGCGGCCGCAGCGCCCGTCATATCGCCTTCCGCGAGGCATTCGATGCCCATGCGGACGTCGCTGGGGGAATCGTCCGGGTACACCCGGTCCGCCAGGGCGCCGTAGTCCAGTTCCAGGACACTGCTGGTGTGGAAGCGCTCCAGCCAGGCGACCACCCGGGTCATCTCGTCCAGGAAATCCAGCTCCGGGGCGCCGAGGGAAAGGGCGGCCACGAGGGTGCGGGAACGCGAGATCGCCTCCGTCACCGGGGTGTAGAGGCGCAGGGTGGCGATGCTGCCGTCCCGGTTGTTGAGCATCTCCTGGCGGTCCGACTCGTGGAAGAAGATGAACCACGCGAACGGAACACCCCAGGTGGCGGTGCGGGTGAACAGCAGATCCGAATCGATCAGACCGGAATCCACCAAGGTCTTGAGCCGTTCTTGATGCCGTTCGGTGGCGTCCACGGGGACGATCCGCTCCAGGCTCTCCGAGCTCGAACCGTCCGCCAGCTCCTCCGCGGCCAGCGCGGAACGGAGCACCGTCTGGTTCGGGCAGTACAGCAGAGCTCCCCGCTCGCTGGGATCGGCGAGGGCGCGCGACAGCTCGGCGCGGCTGCCCGGGTACGGGTCGTTGGGCTTCCGCAGGAGGCGGTGAAGGGTGCTGCGCAGCTCGCGGCGCTCGACGTCGTCGCGCATCTGCCGCAGCTCCGAGGCACTGAGGATGGCGCGCTCGGTCAGATCGCCGTACTGCGCGACGATGGCCCGCCGCTGCGGGGCGCCGAAGGCGTCGAGCGGCTGGTAGACGCGCAGGGCGGAGATGTAGGGGAACCCCATGGGGGAGTCGTAGAAGGTCATCGGCTTCCCGGCCGCGCGCTGGGCATGGCTCAGTCCGCGAGTTCGACGATCACGGGGGCATGGTCGCTGGCGCCCTTGCCCTTGCGCTCCTCACGGTCGATCACGGCGCCGGTCACGCGGGAGGCCAGGGCCGGGGACGCCATGACGAAGTCGATGCGCATGCCCTCCTTCTTCGGGAAGCGGAGCTGCTTGTAATCCCAGTAGGTGTAGACGCCGGGGCCCGGGTTGAGTGGGCGCACGACGTCCGTGAAGGATGCCTCCTCGAAGGCGTGGAAGGCGGCGCGCTCCGGAGCGGAGACGTGCGTGAGGCCTTCCTCGATGAAGAAGTCGATGTCCCACACGTCGTCATCCTGGGGCGCGATGTTCCAGTCGCCCATGAGCGCGATCTGGGCGGCGGGGTCGGTGTCCAGCCAGGCCTCGGCGTTCGCCTTCAGGGTGTCCAGCCACTCGAGTTTGTACGGCATGTGCTCGTCATCCAGAGCGCGGCCATTGGGCACGTACAGGCTCCACACGCGGACGCCGTTGCAGGTGGCGCCGATGGCACGGGCCTCCTGCTCCGGGTTCACGCCGCCCTTGCCGAACGTCGGCTGGCCGGGGAACGTGCGCTCCACGTCCTCCAGACCCACGCGGGAGGCGATGGCCACCCCGTTCCACTGGCTGAACCCGAAATGCGCCACTTCATAGTCCATGCGCTCGAAGAGCTCCCAGGGGAAGTTCTCGTCCTTGCACTTGGTCTCCTGGATGGCTAGGACATCACAGTCACTGCGTTCCAGCCAGGCCTCCACACGGTCGGCGCGGGCACGGAGGGAATTGACGTTCCAGGTGGCGATCTTCACGCTCCCAAGCTATCAAAGCGGACTGACAGTTTGGTGACCCGCGGCGTCACCATCGGAATACGATCCGGCGACGCGGGGTTGCCCATCATCGTGAGCCAACTTTTCACTGAAGCAGTCCTGTCCGCCCCGTCCGGCCAGCTCACGCTGCGCAACCGGACCTTCCTCGCCCCCATGTGCATGTACTCCGTGGAGGCGCGCGACGGCGTGCCGACCGCCTGGCATCAGGCGCACCTGGGCGCCCGCGCCGCCGGCGGTTTCGGCATGGTGATCACCGAGGCCACCGCCGTGGTGCCGGAGGGACGGATCTCCCCGGAAGACCTCGGCCTGTGGAACGACGAGCAGGTGGAGGCCTTCAAGCCGATCACCGCGTTCATCAAGAGCCAGGGCGCCGCGGCCGGCGTGCAGCTGGCGCACGCCGGCGGCAAGGCCTCCACGTACGGCTGGCTGCCGCGCTGGGTGGACCAGGGCCTGACCGGGTCGGTCCCGGTGGACGACGGCGGCTGGGTCACGGTCGCGCCGTCCGTCACCTCGATCCACGGCCTGGCCGAGTCGCACGAGCTGACCGTCGACGAGATCCAGGAGTCCGTCGCGTCCTGGGCCGCGGCCGCCCGTCGCGCCGATGAGGCCGGCTTCGACTTCATCCAGATCCACGCCGCCCACGGCTACCTGGTGCACCAGTTCCTGTCCCCGCTGAGCAACACGCGCACGGACTCCTACGGCGGCTCGTACGAGGGCCGGACCCGGTACCTGCGGGAGGTCGTGGCCGCGGTGCGTGAGGTCTGGCCGGCCGACAAGCCGCTGGGTGTGCGCTTCTCCGGTTCCGACTGGGTCGAAGGCGGCTGGACCATCGAGGAGACCGCCCGTCTCGCGGTGGAGCTGCGCGCCGAAGGTGTGACGGTGTTCGACCTGTCCAGCGGCGGCATCGGCGCGTACCACGGCCCTACCGGCCCCGGGTATCAGATCGCGCTCGCGGCCGAGGTGAAGAAGGCCCTGGCAGCGGATGCCGAGGAGCGTGGCGTGGCGAACGACGCCTTCGTCAGCGCCGTCGGCATGATCAACGAAGCCCAGCAGGCCGAGCAGGTCCTGGTGAATGGCCAGGCGGACGGCGTCTCAATCGCCCGCGCCGCCCTCAAGGAGCCGAACTGGCCCGCGCTCGCCGCCCGGTCGCTCGGCGAACCCCTGGACAAGACCCCGTTCGCACCGCAGTACTGGCGCGCTCACTGGTGAGGTGAGTCCCGCAGGGCGCACCCGCTGAAACAGTGGATTCCCGTCGAAACAGTGTGTTCAACACGCGGTTTCGACGGGAATCCACTGTTTCGGGGTGGGACGGGGAACGAGAGTGCGGACGTTCAGCCCTGAGGGACCGTGACCTGCGCCGGCGCTGCTTCCCGCGCGTCCCGGACCTGCTGGCCCGACACCAGGCCCGGCAGGCCACGGCCCTTCGCGCTGAACACCAGGGTTCCGAGGGACACGAGGACGAACAGGGAGCCCACCCAGCCGAGTCCCTCCGGAAGGAAGCCGAGCAGCGCGTAGCCGCCGATGCCCCCGAGCAGACGCAGCACCCGCGCGAGCGGGCGGGGGAGGGTGCCGCCGTCGTACTGGAGCTGGACCGCGTGATCGCCGACGGTGCGGCCGCTCACCAGCGTGACCACCAGCCACAGCAGGAAGGCGACGCCGGTCCCGACCAGCGCGGAGTAGTCGTCCCGGTTGAGGGCCTCGCGGTCGTTGAGGACGTACAGCAGGAATGCGCGGATGCCCACCGTGATGGCGACGCTGAGCAGGGTGAACGCGAGCCAGTCGCACAGCATGCCGAGGAAGCGGCGCGGTTTGGTCACAGGGCGCGCGACGGCGGCGGCCGGGGCCACGTGGCGGCGTCGCCCGAAGAACGGGAGGGCGAGGAGCGAGCCGAGCAGAGCGCCGAGAGTGTTCGCCATCAGGTCGTCGACGTCGAACACCCGGTAGGCGCACGGGTAGATGCCCCAGACGCCGGTCAGCTGCGTGAACTCCACGAAAGCGGACACGGCCAGCCCGGTGACGGTGGAGATCAGGAAACCCCGGGAACCGAGCGCCCGGACGAAGAAGCCGAGCGGGGCGAAGAGCAGGACGTTGAACGCGACCTGGAGGACCGCGGTGTCGGTGAGGGCGGCCCGGGGGCCGGCGCCCGAGCGGGCCAGGGATTCCCGGATGTCCGCGATGAAGTGGAACGGTTCGAGATTGACGCCTGCGCACCGCACCGTCTCCGGATCCGGCAGGGGCAGCAGGGTGTACGTCCAGATCGCCCAGAAGTACACGACGGCCGCTGCCCAGAGCAGCCCCCGGCCGAAGGTCAGACTGCCGCGCCGCCGGTAGCTGACCGCCACGAACGGCACGAACAGCAGCACCCCGGTCACCAGTCCGAGCCCGATGGCGACGATCCCCGACATGAGTTGCTGATCTCCCATGCCCCCGAGTATGTCATCGGCCGCGCGGCTCATCGGGGCCAGGGGCCGGGGACGTGGCAAGGCTCACGCGCCGAGCCGCTCAGCGGTCCGCTCAGTCCACCCAGTCGTCCGGCCCGAAGTCCTTGTCGACCCCTCCGCCGGACTCAAGCACCTTTTCGATGACCTCGCGCACGACGTCGAGTGCCTCCCGCAGCGCGCCGGGATCGCTCAGCGTCTCGGCCCACTTCCGGTCGAAGGTGGCAGACGCCGTGCGCACCACTTTCCGGGCCGCCTCCGCCGGGTCAGGGGAGGCGAGGAGCGGCACCGCCCTCGGTGTCGCCGGTTCGAACGGCGTGGAGGGGGCGTCCCGCACGTGAACCGCCTGATCCGTCACGAGGAACCCGACGCTTTCCTGCCGCCGGGCGAACAGGTTCTTGGCGTGGAGCCCCGCGAACAGCAGGGGAGTCTCGCCCAGCAGCACCGCATCGCCGCCCAGGTCCTCGACGGCCGCCGCGAACACGTCGTCCTGATCGTCCAGAGGATGACCGGCCAGCCCGGCGGCGAACAGCAGGAACCGCACGGGCCCTTGCCTGCGGGAGACGAGCTCTGCGATCTCCGCCGCCGGCACCGTCATCGCATCCCCTCACGCCGGAGCGCCTTCGCGATGGCGGCGGCCCGGGAGTCCACCCCGAGCTTCGCGTAGATGTGCGCCAGGTGGGTCTTGACGGTCGCCTCGGAGATGAAGAGCTTCCGCCCGAGTTCCTTGTTGGAGAGGCCCTGGGTGAGCAGCGTCAGCAGTTCGGCTTCCCGGGGTGTCAGCGCCTCGTCGGGGTTGCGCATCTGCTGGAAAAGCCGGCTCGCGACGGGTGCGCTCATGTGGCTCTGCCCTCGTGACGCACCCCGCACCGCCGCGAAGATCTCGTCCGGGGCGGCGTCTTTGAGGAGATACCCCATGGCTCCGGCGTCGACGGCACGCACGATGTCCGCGTCCGAATCGTAGGTGGTGAACACGAGGACGGCCTGTGCAGGTCGTTCGGCGCGGAGCCTCCGGATCGCCTCGATGCCGTCGATGCCCGCGCCCATCGCCAGGTCCATGAGCACCACGTCCGGCGCATGCTCCAGCGCCGCCGCCACACCACCCTCGCCCGAGGAGGCCTCGGCCACCACCCCGATGTCCGGCTGGGTGCTGAGCAGCGCTCGCAGGCCGCTCCGCACCACCAGATGGTCATCCACCAGGAGCACCGTGATCATGCCGTTCCTCCTTCCACTGCGCTGTTTTCCACTGCGCTGTCTTCCAGCACGCCGGAATGCCCGGCCGGGATCTCCACCCCGATCACGGTTCCCTCGCCCGGAGTGGACTCCACCGCGAAGGTGCCGCCGAGCTGCTCGACCCGCTGTCGCATGGCGCGCAGTCCGTACCCTCCGCCAGGCCCCGGCTCTGCGGCGGCCGTGGGCCGGAAGCCCACGCCGTCGTCGTACACATCCAGCGTGACGGACCCCGGCAGAAAGCCGAGGGTGACGCTCGCCGCCTGGGCGGAGGCATGCCGCTCGACGTTGGCCGCGGCACTCTGGGCGATCCGCACGACGGCGTGCCGCACCTCGGGCGGCAGGGCCCGCGGGGTGCCGGTCACGCTGATCCGCATCGCCGGAACATGACGCCGGACCGCGGCGGCCAGGGCTTCTTCGAGCGGCAGATCGGGTTCCGGGGCGGTGGCGAGATTGTGGACCAGCCCCCGCGTCTCCGCAAGGTTCACCCGGAGCTGCTCGGTGGCCTGGCGAACCTCGGGGCTCAGTCCTTCCGTGCGGTCCGCCGCCTCCAGGAGCAGCACGGTGCTGGCGAGGCCCTGCGTCACGGTGTCGTGGATTTCGCGGGCCACGCGCTCCCGCTCCGCGAGCGTCCCGGCGGCCCGTTCCGCGGCCGCCGTCTGGGCCTGCGCGGTGCGCAGTTCCGCATTGAGCTGGGCCTGGCGGGACAAGGCGTCCTCCAGACGGTCGTACACGAGAGTCAGGACGAGTGCCGCGGCCGCCGGGCCCAGGAGGGCCGCCACATCCGTGTACCCACTGAGTTTGAACAGACCCACGGACGTGCTCAGCGCTGTCAGTCCGGTCGCCAGCGCGGCGGCCTTTCCGGACACCGCGGACCGGCCGACGAAGAACACCGCGAACGCACACCAGGCGAAGCTCGGCGCGAGAATGACGAGCGCCGCCCAGACCGCCACGAGGATCCACAGGACCACGGGGCGGGCGGGTCCGCGCAGCCGGACCGCCGCCGCGTACAGCACGCAGAGCGCGGCAGCCAGGACCAGGACGAGGAGGTTCTCCTCCGGTCCATGCCGCAGGACGAATCGGATGAGTGAGGCGGTCAGGAGCACCGCGAAGCCACAGTGCACCGCCACGCCGAGATAGCGCTCGCGGCCTGCCGGGGGTGCGGTGATCATGGGGCCACTCTACGAGACGGCGCCGACAGGATAAGCGCGTCTCATCCTTTTGGCTGAGACGGCCACCCGAAGGCATGAGGAACCCCTGCCGGAACTGCCGATGTGCCCGGAACCGCGTCTCGGAAGGATGGATGTCAGGAGTTCACGGACCCGTCAGGAAGGCCGGTGAGACCCGGTACGCCGGGGTCCGTGGACTCGCACAGTGACCACCGATTCCGATCCATGCACGATCCATTCCCGAAGGGCAGGCACATCATGGCCATCAGCAAGAGCAACATCAAGGTCCTCTCCGCAGCGGCTGCGGCACTCCTCCTGACCGGCGGCGTCACCGCGGCCGCCAATGCCGGGCAGGCGTCCCAGCCTGCAGCCGTGCCTGCCGCGGAGACCGCCAAGCGCCTTCCCACGGCGGGCATCCCGGCCGGCGAGGGCACCACGGTCTCGCAGAACCGGATCTCCGCGACCGCCTCCGCCAAGGCCGTCCAGGCCGCCCTGGCCAAGTGCGTGGGGGACAAGCTCCCGTTCGTCTCCGTCACGGTCGTGGACCGGTTCGGCACCGTCCAGGCGGTCCTCCGTGGCGACAACGCCGCCCAGCACACCCTCGAGGCGTCGAAGCAGAAGGCCTACACCGCGGCGGCCTTCGGCGCCCCCACGAGCGAGCTGGCCGGGCGCATCAGCGGCAACGGCAAGCCCTCCATCGCCGATCTGCCCGGCACCCTGTTCCTCGCCGGTGGCGTCCCGCTCAAGGTCAACGGCGTGTCCGTGGCGGGGATCGGCGTCGGCGGCGCACCCGACGGCGCCCTCGACGAGGCCTGCGCCACGGCCGGCGCCGAGGCGATCCTGGGCCGCTAGGAGGCATGATGGAGGCCATGCCGACGCGTGGCGCAGTGCTGAAGGGGAGCCTGGCGGTCGTTGCCGTCGGGCTCCTCGCCGCCTGCGCACCCGGTTCCGCTGAGCCGAGTTCAGCGCAGCCGTCCGACGACGGCGCCGCGCCCTCCGCGCGCACCTCGCCGCCGGCGTCGTCCCCGGCGCAGGAAGGGTCACCCGCCGCGGACAGCGGCAGCACGCCGTCGCCCACGGGAGTGGACGCCCGGGGCCGAGCCGCCGCCCGAGCCCGCCTGACCGAGGCACAACGGGCCCGGCTGGATCAGGACCTCATCCGCGCCGCGAAGCGGAACGACCCCACCGAGGTGAAGCGCCTCATCGAGCAGGGCGGCGACGTCAACGCCAAGGATTCGATCCAGGATTCCGCCTTCCTCTATGCCGGCGCCGAAGGGTTCAACGACGTCCTGCGGCTCACCCTGGCAGCGGGCGCGGACGTGCGGAGCGTCAACCGGTTCGGCGGGACCGCGCTCATCCCGGCCTGCGAACACGGACACGTCGAGACGATCCGGATCCTGATCGCGGCCGGGGTCCCGGTGAATCACGTGAACCGTCTCGGCTGGACCGGGATGCAGGAGGCGATCCTCCTGAACACCGGTGGACCCCGCCAGCAGGAGGCGGTCCGGTTGCTCCTGGCCGCAGGCGCGGACCCCGGCATCCGAGACCCGCAGGGCCGCACGGCCCTCGACAACGCCCGGCGGATGGGCTTCACGGAGATCGTGCGGATCCTCGAATCGCATCGCCCCTGACTGCACCCCTGGAACCACCCCTGATCGACTGCTCCCCCTGATCGACTGCTCCATACGATGTCGAAATCCCCGGAAATCCGCGGGAAATGGCATCGTATGGAGCAGTCGATCAGAGGGCCGGACCTACTCCTTCCGCGTCGACGCGCGGGGGCGGAGCCTGGCCCGCGTGAGGCGGGGACCCACGGTCTCGCCGGTCTTGAGCAGTTCCTGCAGCATGTCCAGCAGCAGGTCCGCGGTGCCGGCGGGGTTGAGTTCGAAGGCCGTGATGGCGGGTCGGCTCGACCGGGCGTGCTCGGAATCCGACGCCGCGGCGATCATCACCTGACCCGGCACGGTCAGCCCGGCCGCCAGGATCTCCTGCTGCACGCCCGCCGCGTGCCGCCCGGTCATGCAGAACACCGCTTCGGGCACGCCGTCCGCGAGGATGCGCAGCCCGGCGTCTCGGCCGCCGTCGAGCCCGGAGCGCTCCGACTGTTCGTAGACCCGCGGCG
The nucleotide sequence above comes from Arthrobacter woluwensis. Encoded proteins:
- a CDS encoding ankyrin repeat domain-containing protein translates to MMEAMPTRGAVLKGSLAVVAVGLLAACAPGSAEPSSAQPSDDGAAPSARTSPPASSPAQEGSPAADSGSTPSPTGVDARGRAAARARLTEAQRARLDQDLIRAAKRNDPTEVKRLIEQGGDVNAKDSIQDSAFLYAGAEGFNDVLRLTLAAGADVRSVNRFGGTALIPACEHGHVETIRILIAAGVPVNHVNRLGWTGMQEAILLNTGGPRQQEAVRLLLAAGADPGIRDPQGRTALDNARRMGFTEIVRILESHRP
- a CDS encoding response regulator, producing MITVLLVDDHLVVRSGLRALLSTQPDIGVVAEASSGEGGVAAALEHAPDVVLMDLAMGAGIDGIEAIRRLRAERPAQAVLVFTTYDSDADIVRAVDAGAMGYLLKDAAPDEIFAAVRGASRGQSHMSAPVASRLFQQMRNPDEALTPREAELLTLLTQGLSNKELGRKLFISEATVKTHLAHIYAKLGVDSRAAAIAKALRREGMR
- a CDS encoding sensor histidine kinase produces the protein MITAPPAGRERYLGVAVHCGFAVLLTASLIRFVLRHGPEENLLVLVLAAALCVLYAAAVRLRGPARPVVLWILVAVWAALVILAPSFAWCAFAVFFVGRSAVSGKAAALATGLTALSTSVGLFKLSGYTDVAALLGPAAAALVLTLVYDRLEDALSRQAQLNAELRTAQAQTAAAERAAGTLAERERVAREIHDTVTQGLASTVLLLEAADRTEGLSPEVRQATEQLRVNLAETRGLVHNLATAPEPDLPLEEALAAAVRRHVPAMRISVTGTPRALPPEVRHAVVRIAQSAAANVERHASAQAASVTLGFLPGSVTLDVYDDGVGFRPTAAAEPGPGGGYGLRAMRQRVEQLGGTFAVESTPGEGTVIGVEIPAGHSGVLEDSAVENSAVEGGTA
- a CDS encoding GlcG/HbpS family heme-binding protein; this encodes MAISKSNIKVLSAAAAALLLTGGVTAAANAGQASQPAAVPAAETAKRLPTAGIPAGEGTTVSQNRISATASAKAVQAALAKCVGDKLPFVSVTVVDRFGTVQAVLRGDNAAQHTLEASKQKAYTAAAFGAPTSELAGRISGNGKPSIADLPGTLFLAGGVPLKVNGVSVAGIGVGGAPDGALDEACATAGAEAILGR